Within Streptomyces sp. SS1-1, the genomic segment CCACCGAGGACGCGTGAGCGCTGCGCCGGCCTTACGGGGGGCGGCGGACGTGCCGTTCGTATGTCGGCGCTCGGCGCGGGAGGGTCCGGGGGTAGGTCGGGGTTCGCCGTCTGCGGGACCCTCGGCCGGTGTCGCCGGACCGGTCCGTGGCGCGTCGTCGGAGGTCGGCGGCGGCCCGTGCCTCGCACGCGCCGAGGCTCCCGGCGAGGGCGGCGGCCGTCATCCTGGCCGCGCTGGAGGCGGAGCTGACCGCGCTGCGGCTGCCGCTCGGGGCCGCTCGGGGACGACGGCGCGGGCGCGGTTCTCGGCCATCTCGACCAGGTCCGCGAGGGCATCGCGCCCTGGGAGGAGAGCGCGCGGTCGACGGCGTTCGACGCCTGACCGGGCGGCTCCCGCCTCTCCAACTGCCCTGCGTGAGCCGGTCGTCGGACGACTGGCTCACGCAGGGCCCTTGTGCAATTCCTGTAGAGGCCTCAATCTTTCGGCTGGCGCACGGACGCCGTCCGGACTTGACATGATCATGCCCTTCGTTGGGTCATCCCCTTCCGCAGGGCGTCCCTCGTCGTTCCGTGCCACCCCACGCCGGCGCACCACCGATTGAGGAGGAACCCTCAGATGGCAGTGATGCGTACCCCCCAGCGCACGACCCGCCGAAGACTGGCCCTGTTCAGCGCGGCGGCGACCGCGGTCCTCACCGCGGGCCTCGTCACCGCTCTCCCCGCCCAGGCCGCACCCGAGGGCCACGTCCAGTACGCGGGCGCGGCGAACGCCGTGGCGGACAGCTACATCGTCACCCTCAAGGCCGACCGGGCCCGTTCGGACTCGAAGACGGCCCGCGCCCTCGTCGAGCGCTACGGCGCCGGCATCGAGCGCACCTACCGCACGGCCCTCAACGGCTACGAGGTCGAGGCGTCCGAGACCGAGGCCGCGCGGCTCGCCGCCGACCCGGCCGTCGCCTCCGTCGTCCAGAACCGCACGTTCCACGTCGAGGGCACCCAGCCCAGCCCGCCCTCCTGGGGCCTGGACCGCATCGACCAGAGGAACCTGCCGCTCAACAACTCCTACACGTACCCGGACTCGGCCGGGCAGGGCGTGACGGCGTACATCATCGACACCGGAGTCCGCATCACCCACCAGGACTTCGGCGGCCGCGCCTCCTACGGCTACGACGCCATCGACAACGACAACACCGCCCAGGACGGCCACGGCCACGGCACGCATGTCGCGGGCACGGTCGCCGGGTCCTCGTACGGCGTCGCCAAGAAGGCGAAGATCGTCGGCGTGCGCGTGCTGGACAACTCCGGTTCGGGCACGACCGCCCAGGTCGTCGCCGGCATCGACTGGGTCGCCCGGAACGCCGTGAAGCCGGCCGTCGCCAACATGTCCCTCGGCGGAGGCGCCGACTCCGCCCTCGACACGGCCGTACGCAACGCCATCGCCTCCGGTGTCACCTTCGCCGTGGCCGCCGGCAACGAGTCGACCAACGCCTCCACCAAGTCGCCCGCCCGCGTCACCGAGGCGATCACGGTCGGCGCGACGACCTCCTCCGACGCCCGGGCGAGCTACTCCAACTACGGCACGGTGCTGGACCTGTTCGCGCCCGGCTCGTCCATCACCTCGTCCTGGAACAGCAGCGACTCGGCGACCAACACCATCTCCGGCACGTCGATGGCGACCCCGCACGTCGCGGGCGCCGCCGCGCTGTACCTCGCCGACAACCCCACGGCCACCCCGGCGCAGGTCGCCTCGGCCCTGACGGCGTCCGCCACGAGCGGTGTCGTCGGCAGCCCCGGCACGGGCTCGCCCAACCGCCTGCTGTACGTCGGCGGCGGCACGACCACCCCGCCCGGTCCGCGCTTCGAGAACACCACGGACTACGCCATCGCCGACAACGCCACCGTCGAGTCCCCGGTGACCGTCTCCGGCGTCTCCGGCAACGCCCCCTCGGCCCTCGCCGTCGAGGTGCACATCGTCCACACCTACATCGGTGACCTCCAGATCCAGCTGATCGCCCCCGACGGCTCGGCCTACACGCTGAAGTCGTACGGCACCGGCGGCAGCGCCGACAACATCGACACCACGTACACGGTGAACGCCTCCTCCGAGGCGGCCAACGGCACCTGGAAGCTGAGGGTCAGCGACAACGCGCGCCTGGACACGGGCCGCATCGACGCCTGGGCGCTCCAGTTCTAGTACCGGTCATTCCCGCAAGTCCTCGTCCTCGTGGTGGCGTTCGGGTTCCGTGACCCAGCCCGCCGCGAGGACGAGGCGCGTGTGCCGGTGCACGGCGAGGAAGCCGAAGGGCCGGTCGAACGTGGCACGGACCCGCGTGGTCCGCCAGCGCAGCGCGGGCGGGGCGCCGCCCGCAGCAACGGCGATCGCCGTCACCGCCGCCGCGTGGAAGCCGTCCGCGCCGAACCGGGCGGTCATGGACTGCCGGGCCGACCCCACCGTCAGCGGGGAGGCGCTGACGCCGGGGAAGTGGCCCCGCGTGGTGTCCAGGGCCGTGGTGAGCCCGAACACGGCGGACGACGCCGTCAGATCGTGCTCGGCGCGCAGGCCGAACGCCGGGACCCGGACGTGGAGCGTCGGCGGCGCGGGCTCCCGGGACAGCTCCCGTACGACGCTCAGGCCGGGGCCCGCCTCGCCGTAGGGCAGCGTGTGCCCAGGGACGACCGGGGACCAGCGCTCCAGCACGTCCACCGCGGCCCCGAGGACCTGTCCTGGTGTCATCCCGTCCTCGCCCAGCACCAGATGGACGTCCGTCGAGGTGTCGCCCAGCACCTTCAGCTCCGTGACGTGTCCCGCAGGGGTGTCCGCCACCCCGACCCGGTCCATGACGGCACCGGAGCGCGTGAGTCCCGCCAGCACCCGCCCCGCCCAGGGCCCGGTCTCCGGCATCCAGGTGAGGTCGTCGAACGGCCGCAGCCAGCGGGTCCGCAGGGTCAGCGCGCTCGCCAGCACCAGCCGGGTGTCCGGGCCCAGGAGGGCCGGCATGCGCTCGACCAGTCCGTCCGTGTGCTTGGCCGCCCAGGCGTCCAGCGCGGCCCCGTCCACCGTCGCGTCACCGGTCAGCACGCCGTGCGCCTCCGCCGGCACCCCGGCCGCCCAGCGCTCGCGCAGCTCCAGCGTGCGCTCGGTCCACAGGCCGACGGCCCGCTCCAGCCCCCGCATCCCGCCCAGGCCGTCCAGCAGCTCCCGTGCCGCCCCGGCCGCGTCGACCGCGTCCAGCCCGACCGCGTCGGCCAGTTCCGCCCGCGCGGGGCCCTCCGCGCCGTCCGCGAGGAACGCGAGCAGCGGCCACACGCCCGCCGCCGAGAGGACCGTGCCCCCGCCCGCCCCCGCCGTCCGCGCCCAGCGGACCGTGAGCCGGTTCACCGCGCGGACCGTCGCCCGTCCGACCCCCATGTCATCCCCGCTCGTCACGCGCTTACGATGCGCGCAGTCGTACGCCGATCCCCACCGCCCGAACCAGGAGCACGGTACCCGTGTCGATACCTCCGCCCCCCGGACCCCACCAGCCGTACGGGCCGCCGGGGCCCCAAGGGCCGTACCCGCAAGGGCCGTCCGTGCCGCC encodes:
- a CDS encoding serpin family protein; translation: MGVGRATVRAVNRLTVRWARTAGAGGGTVLSAAGVWPLLAFLADGAEGPARAELADAVGLDAVDAAGAARELLDGLGGMRGLERAVGLWTERTLELRERWAAGVPAEAHGVLTGDATVDGAALDAWAAKHTDGLVERMPALLGPDTRLVLASALTLRTRWLRPFDDLTWMPETGPWAGRVLAGLTRSGAVMDRVGVADTPAGHVTELKVLGDTSTDVHLVLGEDGMTPGQVLGAAVDVLERWSPVVPGHTLPYGEAGPGLSVVRELSREPAPPTLHVRVPAFGLRAEHDLTASSAVFGLTTALDTTRGHFPGVSASPLTVGSARQSMTARFGADGFHAAAVTAIAVAAGGAPPALRWRTTRVRATFDRPFGFLAVHRHTRLVLAAGWVTEPERHHEDEDLRE
- a CDS encoding S8 family peptidase: MAVMRTPQRTTRRRLALFSAAATAVLTAGLVTALPAQAAPEGHVQYAGAANAVADSYIVTLKADRARSDSKTARALVERYGAGIERTYRTALNGYEVEASETEAARLAADPAVASVVQNRTFHVEGTQPSPPSWGLDRIDQRNLPLNNSYTYPDSAGQGVTAYIIDTGVRITHQDFGGRASYGYDAIDNDNTAQDGHGHGTHVAGTVAGSSYGVAKKAKIVGVRVLDNSGSGTTAQVVAGIDWVARNAVKPAVANMSLGGGADSALDTAVRNAIASGVTFAVAAGNESTNASTKSPARVTEAITVGATTSSDARASYSNYGTVLDLFAPGSSITSSWNSSDSATNTISGTSMATPHVAGAAALYLADNPTATPAQVASALTASATSGVVGSPGTGSPNRLLYVGGGTTTPPGPRFENTTDYAIADNATVESPVTVSGVSGNAPSALAVEVHIVHTYIGDLQIQLIAPDGSAYTLKSYGTGGSADNIDTTYTVNASSEAANGTWKLRVSDNARLDTGRIDAWALQF